Genomic window (Culex pipiens pallens isolate TS chromosome 3, TS_CPP_V2, whole genome shotgun sequence):
tattttaagtattttaattattttaagtattttaattattttaagtattttaagtattttaagtaacttaagtattttaagtatatttGGTTAAACATAGATTTGGTtggttgttttatatttttgtattgttttggtAAATAGAACCAGCTTTGAAAGCAGCAATAGAAGaaaaacgatttactttttaactttttagttagagTTTCTAGCTTTAGAAACTGATTTGAACTGTCAAATTCAcgttttttttaaggattttgattttttaaatagtaggATGAAGAAATACCTTAAGACATTTAGTCTTGAAATGCGAATTTGAACAAATcctttattttagtattttagtaggTATTTATTACTTTAATCACAATTGTGTTCCCAAACAAGTTTACTTCTAAATCAATTCATGGCAATACAAGCCATTATGCAGATAACAACcatcaaaagataaaaaaaaaacttttgattttcgcATGAGCTCAAGGCCTACATGCATTGCAAGAAAAAtaaggaatatttttaaaggaatgCTATTTTAAAgaccaatttgaacaaaaatgctTGCGGTACAAGTTTACAAATTGTTTTCCCATCGAGTCCAGTAAGCATTGGGAAATTATCCTAATTAATTCACAAGTTAGTGAATCAATCAAGTAATACTAATCTTGTTCTTAGTCACGTTGACTTCCATTCGACACATTGAATCATTAAGTTACTTGAAGTTTAATTATTGACCCTTTTCTTCCGATTCAGTTGTCAGCTAGTCACGAAAATCAATTAAGTTGAAATTCGATGTTGATTTTGTAGATGTCCACAGAAATCATTCTACCTAATGATTACATTTTAGACACGCACAGCCCGGTAAATGTGCTCTTGAAGTACTTCTTGAAAGACTTTAATTGAATTATCCAGATGAAGAATTCATTGAATGGTCTAATTACATCCCCAAAACCAACAATAAGACTTAGTCACGTGATCAAACTGCACCCAACGTGAAGAGACACTAATGTAACCCTTTCCTTCTTTCTCCTCTCCCCAGCAACGATGCCAACCGAGGGATACTCGGTGCTGGTTTGGTTCCCCACCGGTGACTTTGACGGGGACACCCCGTTTATGCTGAACCCGTTCCAGATGGTGTTCAAGCAGAAGCTGATCGTCATCACGGTGCAGTACCGGTTGGGGATCTTTGGCTTCCTGACGACGATGGACGGCGAGGCGCCAGGGAACTTTGGACTGATGGACCAATCGGCGGCGCTGCTGTGGATCAAACGGAACGTCAAGCTGTTCAACGGGAACGAGGCGTCGGTGACGTTGGTGGGCCATGGGACGGGCGGAGTTTGTGTGGGGTTGCATTTGACGTCGGGGGAGTGGACGGAGGAGATGTTCCATAAGGCGATTATCATGTCCGGGAGCGTGCTGCTGGATTCGATGGTCAAGATGCCGAGCTATTATGGACCGGGGTTGGATGAGATTGCGACGGCGTTTGGATGTTTTCGGAAGCCGACGTCCAGTTTGGTTGATTGTTTGAGGCGCGTTGGAGGGCAGATATTGGCGGAGAATTCACCGGTCGTTGACTGGGGTCCGGTTGTGGACAGCGGGTTGAGTAACATTACGACACCGTTTATACCGGAGTTGCCGATGATGTTGGTGCACCAGGGCAAGCTGAGGAAGGTGCCGCTGTTGATTGGCCATACGGACATGGAGGAGGGCCTGGAGTTGGCTATGGGTGACATGCTGGAGCACGGGATTGGAGCGGAGATGTTTGAGACGTTGCTTGGGGATGCCGTAATGATGGACCTCTCTCAGGTGGAGTTTAACGATACGGTTTGCGGTGGCAACATGGAGTCCGTGCTGGAAGCCGTCCACTACCAGTACAAACCATACCCGGCTACAACGGATCCAATGATTTTAAGAAGGCGATACATTGAGTTCGCAACGGAACGCAAGTACGTGGCACCGACGATCGAACTGGCAATGCACATGAGTCAGCAGGCTGAAACGTACGTGTACCGGTTCGACATCAAGCCCCGAACGGAAGCCGCCGTCAAGGACATTCCCGACTGGATGGGCGTG
Coding sequences:
- the LOC120413221 gene encoding neuroligin-4, Y-linked, which translates into the protein MTPNRLVRLLALVLLVHRSTCARDPPTVEIPGQGMVMGTFMKMFRTQRVVAYLGIPYAQAPINEKRFTPPVVDNLPAWEGTKNASTFGPQCWPSPRETHRRHNQLFLELIQAGAVDEGEKQYDEDCLFLNIYVPDSTMPTEGYSVLVWFPTGDFDGDTPFMLNPFQMVFKQKLIVITVQYRLGIFGFLTTMDGEAPGNFGLMDQSAALLWIKRNVKLFNGNEASVTLVGHGTGGVCVGLHLTSGEWTEEMFHKAIIMSGSVLLDSMVKMPSYYGPGLDEIATAFGCFRKPTSSLVDCLRRVGGQILAENSPVVDWGPVVDSGLSNITTPFIPELPMMLVHQGKLRKVPLLIGHTDMEEGLELAMGDMLEHGIGAEMFETLLGDAVMMDLSQVEFNDTVCGGNMESVLEAVHYQYKPYPATTDPMILRRRYIEFATERKYVAPTIELAMHMSQQAETYVYRFDIKPRTEAAVKDIPDWMGVPHNFELIFLWGLPYWLALADQMQWDSADKRVADIVMTLWANFAKYTNPTQVGVYIKWDQFTMDEPGVLIIDRSFNMSDHTTMSFSAVKFWNHYYPNVISFAAQCCNATYAADGAPAMFSSSLVGSVLVVNFILLQSFIYMQIEYFFQT